A section of the Mycolicibacterium anyangense genome encodes:
- a CDS encoding methylated-DNA--[protein]-cysteine S-methyltransferase: MTTLRYRIIDSPVGPLTLAGRDSTLMHLRMVDQTHEPDRSDWVDVDDHAFPEAVEQLDAYFSGELTEFDVDMDLVGTEFQRRVWAALCTIPYGQTRSYGEIADQIGSPGASRAVGLANGRNPIGIIVPCHRVIGASGGLTGYGGGLDRKRQLLALERVRDTATLFD, encoded by the coding sequence ATGACGACTTTGCGCTACCGCATCATTGACAGCCCGGTGGGCCCGTTGACGCTGGCGGGGCGGGACTCCACCCTGATGCATCTGCGGATGGTCGATCAGACCCACGAGCCGGACCGCTCGGATTGGGTGGACGTCGACGACCACGCCTTCCCTGAGGCGGTCGAACAGCTGGACGCCTACTTCTCCGGCGAGCTCACCGAATTCGACGTGGATATGGACCTCGTCGGTACCGAGTTCCAGCGCAGGGTCTGGGCGGCGTTGTGCACCATTCCATACGGCCAGACGCGGTCCTACGGGGAGATCGCTGATCAGATCGGGTCCCCGGGCGCATCGCGTGCGGTCGGATTGGCCAACGGCCGAAATCCGATCGGCATCATCGTGCCCTGCCATCGGGTGATCGGCGCCAGCGGTGGGCTCACCGGCTATGGGGGCGGCTTGGACCGCAAGCGGCAGTTGCTGGCACTCGAGCGGGTGCGTGACACCGCGACGCTGTTCGACTAA
- a CDS encoding GAP family protein, translated as MTALAAVVALSPFTVIPAVALVVHSDRPRPVGLAFIAGWLVGKAAITVAFLQVPQLLNKLEGPAPSWTGWLRIALGAAALVGGVAYWRRSTVKVDNPRWAERIKRITPASAAATGVALTVINVKVVAACAAAGYLIGSAPLSSAGVAGAVTFFTLVGGSTAAVPILGYAIWSHRIDRFLASFRDWMQRRQRVLTVVVFGLLGGALIYSGAGAL; from the coding sequence TTGACCGCGCTGGCCGCAGTGGTAGCGCTGTCGCCCTTCACGGTCATTCCTGCCGTCGCGCTGGTGGTCCACAGTGACCGACCGCGCCCGGTCGGCCTGGCGTTCATCGCCGGGTGGCTGGTCGGCAAGGCCGCCATCACGGTGGCGTTCCTCCAGGTGCCCCAGCTGTTGAACAAACTTGAGGGTCCGGCGCCGTCGTGGACGGGCTGGCTGCGCATCGCGCTCGGTGCGGCCGCTTTGGTCGGAGGCGTGGCGTATTGGCGACGGTCCACGGTCAAAGTGGACAATCCGCGCTGGGCCGAGCGGATCAAGCGAATCACACCGGCCAGTGCTGCCGCCACAGGAGTGGCACTGACGGTCATCAACGTCAAGGTCGTCGCCGCATGTGCGGCAGCCGGCTACCTGATCGGCTCGGCTCCGTTGAGCAGCGCCGGAGTGGCGGGCGCCGTCACGTTCTTCACGCTTGTCGGCGGCTCCACCGCGGCGGTACCCATTCTCGGATACGCCATCTGGTCCCATCGAATCGACCGTTTTTTGGCGTCTTTCCGTGACTGGATGCAGCGCCGCCAACGCGTCCTGACCGTTGTTGTATTCGGCCTTTTGGGTGGCGCACTCATTTATTCCGGTGCTGGCGCGCTCTGA